In Nitrospira sp., the sequence AGAATGGACTGTGTGAGCCGCTGCAGTGCGGCGATAGGACGATCCCCAACGATCTCGCTGCTGATCCACAGAACGAGGACCGCCTGGGCCCAGTTTGGCTTGAGCGAACAGGTGCGCAGCCCCTCTTCATACCACTCGTATGGCAAAACCCTGCTCGCGCCGATCTGGTCTCGCCAGACGATATACGACAGCCGATCTTCCTGCCGCGGAGCATAACAGGCCACGCCGAGGGCCGAGCCGATGGCGTAGCGATCTCGGATGCGGCTTTCCCGGCTCTCCCCTGATGAGCCGCCATCCGTCGTCACCAGCAGGACGGTGATGGGCCGTCCTTCAACCTGGGCGATCCTGTCATCCACTTCCTGGCGGAGAGCTCTGACCCGCTCCACATCGTCTTTCACCTCCCCACCCGCCGGTGTGGGGTCGCCCTCGCCTTTTGCCACGCGCCGCACGGCCTCCAGCGGGTCCTCCCACAGTCGGGCCTGCACCACGCCTTCCGCCAGATGCGGCGCACGCTGGCCCCCCAACGAGGGCGGCCTTGTGCTCTTCAGCGGCTCCTGGACAAGCAGCACTCCGGCGATCGCCAACCCCAGGGTAATCGTTCCCGCCAGGGCTAGTTTGGAATCGCTTTGCTTCTTTGCCATAGAGCTTCTAAGAGGTGAGGAGTGTCAAACAGAGCTCCCCGCAAGCGCCGACACTCTACAACAGACAGGTCGCAGAGGAAAGACGGAGATGAGGATTACGGTGCGGGGACATCACGCAGCGTCGTCTTCCGCTCATCCTACGATGAACAACTTACAGCCAGATGCTTGCCCCAGTTCGGTGGAGGAAGCGCATAGGGATCCATGCTCGGCTGCTCAGTGAAAGGATCTTGGAGTAAAGTGAAGAGCCGGTCGATTTCGGAGAAGTCTTTGTTCTGGGCCTTCTCAATGGCCGTCTGCGCAAGATAGTTACGCAGCACATACTTGGGGTTCACACGATTCATACGGTCACGCCGCTCACCGTCGCAGCTGCGTTCATTCCGCAATCGATCCTGATAGCGCACCGCCCATTCGTCGAAACGGTCACGGTTGAGGAACTGTTCACGCAACGTGTCGTTGGTTGCGCCGTCAGCCGTGGAGAATGTACTCAGCTCCCTACACACAATCGCATAATCCGCATGGCTGCCTTGGAGGAGACCCAGAAAGTCGCGAATGAGTTCGTCGTCTTCTGTTCGCTCAACGACCAATCCGAATTTCGCCCGCATGAGCCTCAAGTACTCCCGCTCGAATAGAGGTTGATAGGTCTCGAGGCCTGCCTTCAATGCATCCTTGTCCGCCAACGGCAACAAGGCTTGCGCCAAGCAGCTCAGATTCCAGAGCCCGATGTAGGGCTGCTGATTGAAGGCATAGCGGCCGTTGTGATCCGAGTGGTTACAGATGAACCCCGCATCGTAATCGTCCATGAAGCCGTATGGACCATAGTCCAGCGTCAGGCCCAAAATCGACATGTTGTCGGTGTTCATGACTCCGTGCGCCCAGCCGACAGCCTGCCATTGGGCGATCAGCTTCGCGGTACGCTCGACGACTTCACCAAAGAAACGCACGTATCTGTCGTCGGCATCGCGGAGATGGGGAAAATGCTGGGCGATCACATAGTCGGCCAGAGTTCTGAGGTGATCATGCTGTTTCCGGTAATAGAAGATTTCAAACGTACCGAAGCGGACATGGGAAGGCGCCATGCGGACCAGCATCGCGCCGGTTTCGATCTGTTCCCGGTACACCTTGTCGTCGCTGCCGACGAGGCAGAGTGCCTGTGTGGTTGGAATACCGAGACCTTGCATCGCGGTACAGCAGAGATACTCACGGATCGTGGAGCGCAGTACCGCCCGGCCGTCTCCATCGCGCGAAAACGGGGTCATCCCCGCGCCCTTGAGATGCAGATCCCACCGTTCCCCTTGGTCGTTCTTCACCTCGCCGAGGAGAATGGCTCGTCCATCGCCGAGCTGCCGCACATAGACGCCGAATTGATGGCCGGAGTACAGCATTGCGAGGGGCTCCATCCCCGGCGCCAAGGCACTCCCGCCGAAAAGCGCCGTGAACTCCGGTCGCGTAAGTTGCGCCGGGTCAAGATCGATCAGTTCAGCTGCGGCTCGATTGGCATGAACCAGATAGGGAGGGGCGCTGAACGGAGTCGGATTCAATCGCGCATGAAAGGCTTGAGGAAGGCGGGCATAGGTATTGTCGAAGGAGAGCGTTTCCAACGTGCGCCGAGTCATGGAAGACCATATATTCTTACCGACATCTTACCGGCCGCCGTTCTGGATATCGCGATCCATCGTAAAGACAAAGATTCGTTCTCCGAGCTGCACATCTATATCTGTGAAGAGACCCAAGATTTTGGCACCGGTGATCTCGCTGACTTGTTCGCAGAGCTTATCCCGACCCAGCGCGATCAACGTTTGCCGTAGCCGCTTCACCATTTCAACACCTTCCGCAGTTTTCGCCAGCTGCCGCTCGGCCGGTGTGAGTACCCCCTTCAGGCGGACCACGACCAGGTCTCGCACAATGAAGGCACGGACTTCATCAGGGCCTCGCCCCAAGAATTCCTGCTCGAATTTGATGACGGCATTGCGGACTGCGTTTTCCATGAATCCTTCCCGCACAATTATAGGGTCGCGGGAGGAGGCGTACAAGTGTGGGCTAGTACTTTCGCCTTCATCACGGTCCGAATCGCTGGGTCTTTCGGCCGAGGATTCCTATGGATGGAGGACCTGATCCCCATTTCGTGCTTGACGCTATGCTTTGCACCATATTATTCATGAAGTCGTATTCACGACAGGGCCATGTTGTTCATCCAACGATTATGAGTGGGATGGGCAAGAGCGCCTGATTTTTGGATGATGGGCCGTAGGGCGGCCGGCAGTTCGCATGAGTGGCCGGTCGCAGTACAAGCCAACCGACCATGCCTCGATCGAGAATCGAGCGTGCGGTTGGCTTTTGTGTTTTAGGCAGCTGGCTAGAATAGCTTCAGGATGCTCAAAAAGGCTGTCCAGCAAGGCCGCAGCGAGTGAAGGGGCGAGGCGTACGCTTCGGTACGTTGAGCATCTGAGCGATGCGAGAACGCCGCAGGCGGACTTTTTCAGCATCCTGTTAGAGGTGATGATGTCGGCTGTGTTGCTTGTGCCCCTGCTTCCATTGGTCACCGCTCTTATCGTGGGCGTTGGTAGCGAGGCCACGCTCCACGCCCGTGCGAAAATCGCCGTCTGGCCGATCGGCGCGGCTTTTTGCTGCGCCATCGCCACGCTGTATGTGGTGGCCACGGAAGGCCCGATTGCGCTTCGACTGTACGACCCGGTCGCCTCCACGGTGTTGGCCGTCCCGATCGGCCTCTATGTCGACCGGTTAAGCGCGATCATGATGGTGTTGATCTCCGGCATCGGCACGATCATTTACACCTACTCCGTCGAGTACATGTACCAAGATTTGCACGAGCGACGGTATCTCGCCTTGATCGGGGTGACCCTGTTCGTCCTCCTCTGCATGGTGTCCAGCGCGAATCTATTGATGTTGTTCATCCTCTGGCAGTTGTTGAGTTACCTCCTCTATCTCCTCGTCCACAATCATAGCCACCAGGAGACGCTGAAAAGCGCGTTCCGCACCTTCACGCTCTTGCGGGTCGGTGATGTCGCCTTCTTGGGTGGGACCGTGCTGGCATACTCGCTGTACGGCACATTGGAATTTCCTGATCTGTTTGCCGTTGCCGCGCAATCGGCGACAACCGTGTCCCTGTTCCCTGGTGTCGAATTCAACGGCGCGACGGCGGTCACCTTGCTGCTCCTGGTCGGCGGAATGAGTAAGTCCGCCCAGTTTCCATTTTACGGCTGGCTTCCCCGGTATCTCTATGCCCCGACGTCCGTGACGGCCTTATTGCACGCGGGCATCATCAATGCCGCAGGCTTTCTCATCAACCGCCTCGCCCCGCTCTTCGGGATGAGCTCGACCACTCTGCACATCGCCCTCGTCATCGGGACGCTGACGGCCATCCTCGGCGCCACCATGATGCTGGTACAAAACGACATCAAGAATATGCTCGGCTTTTCGACGATCGGCCAGATGGGCTACATGGTCATGGAATGCGGTTTGGGCGCCTTTTCGCTCGCGGTCTTTCACTTGATCGCCCACGGTCTGTTCAAAGCGACGGTGTTCTTGTACAGCGGGAACGTCATTCACAAGGCGAGACAGGAGCCGGTACTCCCCCATCCAAGGCACGAGACTGAGGAAGTCAGCTATTCACACCTGACCTGGACGACGGGATTTCTCACGACCCTGCTGATCCCCCTGCTGATCCTGCTGGCGACTCACGGCGTGTTACACATCCCGTTGTTGGAATCCCAGGGTACCGTCATCTTTCTTTTTTTCATCTGGATCACGTCTTCGCAAGCGATCCTGACGATGACGCGATTGCGGACTGCCGCTTCCTGGAAGGTGTCTGCGGCGATGTTGCTGACACTTTTGTTCGTCGTGTTCGTCTACCTGTTTGCCGTCGAATCGTTCACGGCGTTCCTGTACCCGAATCCGGAAGAGGTTGCCTCGTACTTCAAGGCCGGCGACCTTCCTGACTGGCTCTTTGACCTCCTGCTCGTGGCGTCGACGACGGTGACGATTGGGGGCTGGATCTATCTCTACATGCGAGCCCATGGCAGGACCGTGTGGACGCCGTCGTGGATCGACAGTGTCCGGTTCCGCCTCTATGTGTTGTTTCTGAATCGCCTCTATGTGGACGCCGTCTTATATCGAGTGGCTCACACCCTGACATCTGCCATTCAGCGCTTGGACAAACGCGCCCAAGAACGTTCGCTTTGATCGACACCGGTATGGGGACATGGAGTTGAGATGGCAGCATCTCGCAAGACAGAGAGGCGACGCGGACAACGGCGCATGAGGAGGGACCGGCGTTGAGTCTCTGCTTGACGAAGATAGAGAGCCCGTATTAATGGTTACCCTCTCGCCGTTGCGGGAGATATACCGATCGCCTGACCGACGAAACGAACTTTCTTTTTTGAAAGGGTCAGCAGACTGTTCAAAAAGGACGTCCGGCAAGGCCGCAGCAAGCGAATCGGCGAGGCGTACACTTCGGTACGTTGAGCCGTTGAGCACCGCGAGAACGACGCTGGCGGACTTTTTCAACAGTTTGCTGAGGAAATGACGTGCTCCTGCCGTTGGTACTAATCGTCCCGCTCCTCTTGCTCATCGCC encodes:
- a CDS encoding YdiU family protein — translated: MTRRTLETLSFDNTYARLPQAFHARLNPTPFSAPPYLVHANRAAAELIDLDPAQLTRPEFTALFGGSALAPGMEPLAMLYSGHQFGVYVRQLGDGRAILLGEVKNDQGERWDLHLKGAGMTPFSRDGDGRAVLRSTIREYLCCTAMQGLGIPTTQALCLVGSDDKVYREQIETGAMLVRMAPSHVRFGTFEIFYYRKQHDHLRTLADYVIAQHFPHLRDADDRYVRFFGEVVERTAKLIAQWQAVGWAHGVMNTDNMSILGLTLDYGPYGFMDDYDAGFICNHSDHNGRYAFNQQPYIGLWNLSCLAQALLPLADKDALKAGLETYQPLFEREYLRLMRAKFGLVVERTEDDELIRDFLGLLQGSHADYAIVCRELSTFSTADGATNDTLREQFLNRDRFDEWAVRYQDRLRNERSCDGERRDRMNRVNPKYVLRNYLAQTAIEKAQNKDFSEIDRLFTLLQDPFTEQPSMDPYALPPPNWGKHLAVSCSS
- a CDS encoding DUF2294 domain-containing protein → MENAVRNAVIKFEQEFLGRGPDEVRAFIVRDLVVVRLKGVLTPAERQLAKTAEGVEMVKRLRQTLIALGRDKLCEQVSEITGAKILGLFTDIDVQLGERIFVFTMDRDIQNGGR
- a CDS encoding proton-conducting transporter membrane subunit, producing the protein MSGRSQYKPTDHASIENRACGWLLCFRQLARIASGCSKRLSSKAAASEGARRTLRYVEHLSDARTPQADFFSILLEVMMSAVLLVPLLPLVTALIVGVGSEATLHARAKIAVWPIGAAFCCAIATLYVVATEGPIALRLYDPVASTVLAVPIGLYVDRLSAIMMVLISGIGTIIYTYSVEYMYQDLHERRYLALIGVTLFVLLCMVSSANLLMLFILWQLLSYLLYLLVHNHSHQETLKSAFRTFTLLRVGDVAFLGGTVLAYSLYGTLEFPDLFAVAAQSATTVSLFPGVEFNGATAVTLLLLVGGMSKSAQFPFYGWLPRYLYAPTSVTALLHAGIINAAGFLINRLAPLFGMSSTTLHIALVIGTLTAILGATMMLVQNDIKNMLGFSTIGQMGYMVMECGLGAFSLAVFHLIAHGLFKATVFLYSGNVIHKARQEPVLPHPRHETEEVSYSHLTWTTGFLTTLLIPLLILLATHGVLHIPLLESQGTVIFLFFIWITSSQAILTMTRLRTAASWKVSAAMLLTLLFVVFVYLFAVESFTAFLYPNPEEVASYFKAGDLPDWLFDLLLVASTTVTIGGWIYLYMRAHGRTVWTPSWIDSVRFRLYVLFLNRLYVDAVLYRVAHTLTSAIQRLDKRAQERSL